In the genome of bacterium, one region contains:
- a CDS encoding energy transducer TonB → PQVARAEPEPAPRTSPPPVERPRPRPARAETKTETAPKVAPDAGTAGREKARVEVAQNLAQATASLDKAIGDLGKALPAADRKDNGRERPRRQARGSVRGARTSTQLEAVDLVADLSAATGGEGAVGARTIDVAAITQVALAGSGEGFGDGAGGGGGDGTGASAPGGAGGEIRSNASLLAVVRRYAPGIQFCYENVLKQDPGLRGKLVVNLTVAADGTVDDVIVLEDTLDSAAVTTCVLAQMRDWRFEAVPAGVVTFQAPFVFTPPRD, encoded by the coding sequence CGCCGCAGGTGGCCCGCGCCGAACCGGAGCCGGCGCCCCGGACGAGCCCGCCGCCGGTCGAGCGGCCGCGGCCGCGTCCGGCCCGCGCCGAGACGAAGACCGAGACCGCCCCGAAGGTCGCGCCGGACGCCGGCACGGCCGGGCGCGAGAAGGCCCGCGTGGAGGTGGCGCAGAACCTGGCGCAGGCGACGGCCTCGCTGGACAAGGCCATCGGCGACCTGGGCAAGGCCCTGCCGGCCGCCGACCGGAAGGACAACGGGCGCGAGCGGCCCCGCCGCCAGGCCCGCGGCTCCGTGCGCGGGGCCCGCACCTCGACCCAGCTCGAGGCGGTCGATCTGGTGGCCGACCTGTCCGCCGCCACCGGCGGCGAGGGCGCCGTCGGCGCCCGCACCATCGACGTGGCCGCGATCACGCAGGTGGCGCTGGCCGGTTCGGGCGAGGGCTTCGGCGACGGCGCCGGCGGCGGTGGCGGCGACGGCACCGGCGCGTCGGCCCCGGGCGGTGCGGGCGGGGAGATCCGCTCGAACGCCTCGCTGCTGGCGGTGGTCCGGCGCTACGCCCCCGGCATCCAGTTCTGCTACGAGAACGTGCTGAAGCAGGACCCGGGGCTGCGCGGCAAGCTGGTGGTGAACCTCACCGTGGCGGCCGACGGCACCGTCGACGACGTGATCGTCCTCGAGGACACCCTCGACTCGGCGGCCGTGACCACCTGCGTGCTGGCCCAGATGCGCGATTGGCGCTTCGAGGCGGTCCCGGCGGGGGTCGTGACCTTCCAGGCCCCGTTCGTCTTCACGCCGCCCCGGGACTGA
- the udk gene encoding uridine kinase produces the protein MKGPDQAALPPVIIGVAGGSGSGKTTVALRVREACPGKTIQIIHHDSYYHDNSHLPLEERSRINYDHPNAFETELLVEHLRLLRSGRAVQVPRYDYAIHSRLPDTETCEPADIVFVEGILVLESRALRELMDIRLFVDVDADERVLRRMKRDITKRGRTMESVMEQYLTVVRPMHLQFVSPSKRYAHLIIPEGGHNKVAIDLIATKIKNIIRDRDRMRAAAGDFPASAAEHETGGRT, from the coding sequence ATGAAAGGCCCGGATCAGGCAGCACTCCCCCCCGTGATCATCGGTGTCGCCGGCGGCTCAGGCTCCGGCAAGACCACCGTGGCCCTGCGGGTGCGCGAGGCCTGTCCCGGCAAGACGATCCAGATCATCCATCACGATTCCTACTATCACGACAACTCGCACCTGCCCCTCGAAGAGCGCTCCCGCATCAACTACGACCATCCCAACGCCTTCGAGACCGAGCTGCTCGTCGAGCACCTGCGCCTGCTGCGCAGCGGCCGGGCGGTGCAGGTGCCGCGCTACGACTACGCCATCCACAGCCGCCTGCCCGATACCGAGACCTGCGAGCCGGCCGACATCGTCTTCGTCGAGGGCATCCTCGTGCTCGAGTCGCGGGCCCTGCGCGAGCTGATGGACATCCGGCTCTTCGTCGACGTCGACGCCGACGAACGGGTGCTGCGCCGCATGAAGCGCGACATCACCAAGCGCGGGCGCACCATGGAATCGGTCATGGAGCAGTACCTGACGGTGGTGCGGCCCATGCACCTGCAGTTCGTCTCGCCGAGCAAGCGCTACGCCCACCTCATCATCCCCGAGGGCGGGCACAACAAGGTCGCCATCGACCTGATCGCCACCAAGATCAAGAACATCATCCGCGATCGCGACCGCATGCGGGCGGCGGCCGGGGACTTCCCCGCGTCGGCGGCCGAACACGAAACCGGAGGCCGGACGTGA